A single window of Streptomyces xanthii DNA harbors:
- a CDS encoding DUF4097 family beta strand repeat-containing protein — MQKFDTPNPVHTTLAVPAGRLQLIAADRADTVVEVRPADPSKGRDVKAAEEIEVGYADGALRIAARDPKNRLFGPSGAVEITVQLPAGSPVVIDAADADVRGVGRLGDLAIEAARATVKVDESSAARVTVAAGDITLGRLTGPAHVRTQKGDITVTEAARGDLDLKTEMGDITVDTAQGSNATLDAGTSYGRVANSLVHDGGTPDVTIRATTSHGDITARAL; from the coding sequence ATGCAGAAGTTCGACACCCCGAACCCCGTCCACACCACCCTCGCCGTCCCCGCCGGCCGCCTGCAGCTCATCGCCGCGGACCGCGCCGACACCGTCGTCGAGGTCCGCCCCGCCGACCCGTCCAAGGGCCGCGACGTGAAGGCCGCAGAGGAGATCGAGGTCGGCTACGCGGACGGCGCCCTGCGCATCGCCGCCCGCGACCCGAAGAACCGCCTCTTCGGCCCGTCCGGCGCCGTCGAGATCACCGTCCAGCTCCCCGCCGGCTCGCCGGTCGTCATCGACGCCGCCGACGCGGACGTCCGGGGTGTCGGCCGGCTCGGCGACCTCGCGATCGAGGCCGCCCGCGCCACGGTCAAGGTCGACGAGAGCAGCGCCGCCCGGGTCACCGTCGCCGCCGGCGACATCACCCTCGGCCGCCTCACCGGCCCCGCCCACGTCCGTACGCAGAAGGGCGACATCACCGTCACCGAGGCCGCCCGCGGCGACCTCGACCTGAAAACCGAGATGGGCGACATCACCGTCGACACCGCCCAGGGCAGCAACGCCACGCTCGACGCCGGCACCTCCTACGGCCGCGTCGCCAACTCCCTCGTCCACGACGGCGGCACCCCCGACGTCACCATCCGCGCCACCACCTCGCACGGCGACATCACCGCCCGCGCCCTCTGA
- a CDS encoding ATP-binding cassette domain-containing protein, with protein sequence MTDLAISATGLRKAYGDKTVLDGVDLAVPRGSVFALLGPNGAGKTTTVKILSTLVSADPGSGPVRVGGHDLATAPQAVRAAIGVTGQFSAVDGLITGEENMLLMADLQHLSKSEGRRVTAELLERFDLVDAAKKPASTYSGGMKRRLDIAMTLVGDPRIIFLDEPTTGLDPRSRHTMWGIIRELVNGGVTVLLTTQYLEEADELADRIAVLHDGTIAAEGTADELKRLVPGGHVRLRFTDPAAYRSAADALAGAAADDEALALQVPSDGSQRALRSVLDRLDAAGVEADELTVHTPDLDDVFFALTGGGAGVPAQPKPQTKTLTQEA encoded by the coding sequence ATGACCGACCTGGCCATCTCGGCGACCGGACTGCGCAAGGCCTACGGAGACAAGACCGTGCTCGACGGCGTCGACCTGGCCGTCCCGCGGGGATCGGTCTTCGCCCTGCTCGGCCCCAACGGCGCCGGCAAGACCACCACCGTCAAGATCCTCTCCACCCTCGTCTCCGCGGACCCGGGCAGCGGCCCGGTCCGCGTCGGCGGCCACGACCTGGCCACCGCCCCGCAGGCGGTGCGCGCCGCGATCGGCGTGACCGGCCAGTTCTCCGCCGTCGACGGACTCATCACCGGCGAGGAGAACATGCTCCTCATGGCCGACCTGCAGCACCTCTCCAAGAGCGAGGGCCGCCGCGTCACCGCCGAACTCCTCGAACGCTTCGACCTCGTGGACGCCGCGAAGAAGCCCGCGTCCACCTACTCCGGCGGCATGAAGCGCCGCCTCGACATCGCCATGACGCTCGTCGGCGACCCGCGCATCATCTTCCTCGACGAGCCCACCACCGGACTCGACCCGCGCTCCCGCCACACCATGTGGGGCATCATCCGCGAGCTCGTGAACGGCGGCGTCACCGTCCTGCTCACCACCCAGTACCTGGAAGAGGCCGACGAACTCGCCGACCGCATCGCGGTGCTGCACGACGGCACGATCGCCGCCGAGGGCACCGCCGACGAGCTCAAGCGGCTCGTCCCCGGCGGCCACGTCCGGCTCCGCTTCACCGACCCGGCCGCCTACCGCAGCGCGGCCGACGCCCTCGCCGGCGCCGCGGCCGACGACGAGGCCCTCGCCCTGCAGGTCCCCAGCGACGGCAGCCAGCGCGCCCTGCGCTCCGTCCTCGACCGGCTCGACGCGGCCGGTGTCGAGGCCGACGAGCTGACCGTGCACACCCCCGACCTCGACGACGTCTTCTTCGCCCTCACCGGCGGCGGCGCCGGCGTCCCCGCCCAGCCCAAGCCCCAGACCAAGACCCTGACCCAGGAGGCCTGA
- a CDS encoding ABC transporter permease yields MSSFALAVRDSSTMLRRNLLHARRYPSLTLNLLLTPIMLLLLFVYIFGDTMSGGAGRDAYIAYIVPGILLMTIGSTTIGTAVSVSNDMTEGIIARFRTMAIHRGSVLIGHVIGSVLQSVASVVLVGAVGVAIGFRSTDATLLEWLAAFGLLVLFSLALTWIAVGMGLISPNAEAASNNAMPLILLPLLSSAFVPLDSMPGWFQPIAEYQPFTPAIETLRGLLQGTEIGHNGWLAVGWCLGLAVLGYFWSAAKFQGEPQQ; encoded by the coding sequence ATGAGCTCGTTCGCCCTCGCCGTACGTGACTCCTCGACGATGCTGCGCCGCAACCTCCTGCACGCCAGGCGCTACCCGTCGCTCACCCTGAACCTGCTGCTCACGCCGATCATGCTGCTCCTGCTGTTCGTCTACATCTTCGGCGACACCATGAGCGGCGGAGCCGGCCGCGACGCCTACATCGCGTACATCGTCCCCGGCATCCTGCTGATGACGATCGGCTCGACCACGATCGGTACCGCGGTCTCCGTCTCCAACGACATGACCGAGGGCATCATCGCCCGCTTCCGCACCATGGCCATCCACCGCGGCTCGGTCCTCATCGGGCACGTCATCGGCAGCGTCCTGCAGTCGGTGGCCAGTGTCGTCCTCGTCGGCGCCGTGGGCGTGGCCATCGGCTTCCGGTCCACGGACGCCACGCTCCTGGAGTGGCTCGCCGCCTTCGGCCTGCTCGTCCTGTTCTCGCTCGCGCTCACCTGGATCGCGGTCGGCATGGGTCTGATCAGCCCCAACGCGGAGGCCGCGAGCAACAACGCGATGCCGCTGATCCTGCTCCCGCTGCTGTCCAGCGCGTTCGTCCCGCTCGACTCGATGCCCGGCTGGTTCCAGCCGATCGCCGAGTACCAGCCGTTCACCCCGGCGATCGAGACGCTGCGCGGACTGCTGCAGGGCACGGAGATCGGGCACAACGGCTGGCTCGCCGTCGGCTGGTGCCTCGGCCTCGCGGTCCTCGGCTACTTCTGGTCCGCCGCCAAGTTCCAGGGCGAGCCCCAGCAGTGA
- a CDS encoding rodlin, whose translation MKKLWASATIAASVAGLAAVAAPQAMAIGDDTGTTSLSGNGAEQSFGNAETEGDMSPQLGLVQGSLNKPCIGLPAKANVGSVVGLLVPVAVQDINVLSSPQNQQCTENSTQAKGDEALSHIVDDIPVLSGNGVANH comes from the coding sequence ATGAAGAAGCTGTGGGCATCCGCCACGATCGCGGCGTCCGTCGCCGGCCTGGCAGCGGTGGCCGCCCCGCAGGCCATGGCCATCGGTGACGACACGGGCACGACGTCGCTGTCCGGCAACGGCGCCGAGCAGTCCTTCGGCAACGCGGAGACCGAGGGCGACATGAGCCCGCAGCTCGGCCTGGTCCAGGGGTCCCTGAACAAGCCCTGCATCGGTCTCCCGGCGAAGGCCAACGTCGGTTCGGTCGTCGGCCTCCTGGTCCCGGTCGCCGTCCAGGACATCAACGTCCTGTCCTCGCCGCAGAACCAGCAGTGCACGGAGAACTCGACGCAGGCCAAGGGCGACGAGGCCCTGTCGCACATCGTCGACGACATCCCGGTCCTGTCGGGCAACGGCGTCGCGAACCACTGA
- a CDS encoding LCP family protein: MKRNERRRGRRGGLLLGALALGLVTFSGAAAGPVAAALPTRVDVFGTLKDRPAAGPGTTILLMGTDGRDTISRAEKEQFHAGGVACDCSDVMMLVHVSRDHDRISVVSLPRDSYADIPDADSARTHPAKLNAAYHEGGPALAVRTIESMTGVRIDHFLQIDFRRFMDSVDAVGGVEVCTSRQLTDSATKLDLAPGRHRLAGGPALQYVRSRHVDNAADLGRIQRQHRFLVNTLRGAGLRDALADPGRAMDLVSTVLGSDARVDQGFGPDQLLSLARDLRRVPLSRTEFGTVPIAGFNPVIEGAGSTLRWDEERAGEQFRAMREDRPLTPADSQTQPLDPPDMKVQTVVHGDTLDCD; this comes from the coding sequence ATGAAGCGGAACGAAAGACGGCGCGGCCGGCGCGGCGGCCTCCTGCTCGGGGCGCTCGCCCTGGGCCTGGTGACCTTCTCCGGGGCCGCGGCCGGCCCCGTGGCGGCGGCCCTGCCCACCCGTGTCGACGTGTTCGGCACGCTGAAGGACCGGCCCGCGGCGGGCCCCGGCACCACGATCCTGCTCATGGGCACCGACGGCCGGGACACCATCTCCCGCGCCGAGAAGGAGCAGTTCCACGCGGGCGGCGTGGCCTGTGACTGCAGCGACGTGATGATGCTCGTCCACGTCTCCCGGGACCACGACCGGATCAGTGTCGTCAGCCTGCCCCGCGACTCCTACGCGGACATTCCCGACGCCGACTCCGCGCGCACCCATCCCGCGAAACTCAACGCGGCCTATCACGAGGGCGGTCCCGCGCTCGCCGTGCGGACCATCGAATCGATGACCGGCGTGCGTATCGATCATTTCCTGCAGATCGATTTCCGGCGCTTCATGGACAGCGTCGACGCGGTCGGCGGCGTGGAGGTCTGCACGTCCCGGCAGTTGACCGACTCCGCCACCAAGCTCGACCTCGCCCCCGGACGCCACCGCCTCGCCGGCGGGCCCGCGCTCCAGTACGTGCGCTCGCGCCACGTCGACAACGCCGCCGACCTGGGCCGCATCCAGCGCCAGCACCGCTTCCTCGTCAACACGCTGCGCGGCGCCGGTCTGCGCGACGCCCTCGCGGACCCGGGCCGCGCGATGGACCTCGTCTCCACGGTGCTCGGCTCGGACGCCCGCGTCGACCAGGGCTTCGGCCCGGACCAGCTGCTGTCCCTGGCCCGCGACCTGCGCCGCGTCCCGCTGTCCCGTACGGAGTTCGGGACCGTGCCCATCGCCGGGTTCAACCCGGTGATCGAGGGCGCCGGATCCACGCTGCGGTGGGACGAGGAGCGGGCCGGCGAGCAGTTCCGGGCGATGCGCGAGGACCGGCCGCTGACGCCCGCCGATTCGCAGACGCAGCCGCTGGACCCGCCGGATATGAAGGTCCAGACGGTCGTGCACGGCGACACCCTGGACTGCGACTGA
- a CDS encoding rodlin: protein MMKKAAAAAALTASVIGMSAAAAPSALAIGNDGGTTSLSGNGASQAYGNSATYGNMSPQMALIQGSLNKPCIGLPAKVNAGSILGVVPISVQDVNVLSSPQNQQCTENSTQAKGDEALSHILDDIPVLSGNGAGNH, encoded by the coding sequence ATGATGAAGAAGGCGGCCGCCGCTGCGGCCCTCACCGCGTCGGTCATCGGTATGTCGGCCGCGGCCGCCCCGTCGGCCCTGGCCATCGGCAACGACGGCGGCACCACGTCGCTGTCCGGCAACGGCGCCTCGCAGGCCTACGGCAACTCGGCCACCTACGGCAACATGAGCCCGCAGATGGCGCTCATCCAGGGTTCGCTGAACAAGCCCTGCATCGGCCTGCCCGCCAAGGTCAACGCCGGCTCGATCCTCGGCGTCGTGCCGATCTCGGTCCAGGACGTCAACGTCCTGTCCTCCCCGCAGAACCAGCAGTGCACGGAGAACTCGACGCAGGCCAAGGGCGACGAGGCTCTCTCGCACATCCTGGACGACATCCCGGTCCTGTCCGGCAACGGTGCGGGCAACCACTGA
- a CDS encoding rodlin, whose translation MLKKVMATAAVAVSVVGVSAAGATQALAIGDDTGTTSLSGNGASQSFGNSVTEGDMSPQLGLVQGSLNKPCVGLPVKGNVGSILGVVPIAVQDVNVLSNPQNQQCTENSTQAKGDEPLSHILSDIPVLSGNGAHNG comes from the coding sequence ATGCTCAAGAAGGTTATGGCCACCGCCGCCGTCGCGGTCTCCGTCGTCGGCGTCTCGGCCGCGGGCGCTACCCAGGCCCTCGCCATCGGCGACGACACGGGCACGACGTCGCTGTCCGGCAACGGCGCCTCGCAGTCCTTCGGCAACTCGGTGACCGAGGGCGACATGAGCCCGCAGCTCGGCCTGGTCCAGGGTTCGCTGAACAAGCCCTGTGTCGGCCTGCCGGTCAAGGGCAACGTCGGCTCGATCCTCGGCGTCGTCCCGATCGCGGTCCAGGACGTCAACGTCCTGTCGAACCCGCAGAACCAGCAGTGCACGGAGAACTCGACGCAGGCCAAGGGCGACGAGCCGCTGTCGCACATCCTCAGCGACATCCCGGTTCTCTCCGGCAACGGTGCGCACAACGGCTGA
- a CDS encoding glycoside hydrolase family 26 protein, whose protein sequence is MARPRRGAYRGRLPLIAAGALASLVFAAGAVAAPGATGAPRDEPSPSATATPSDSPAPTDAPSESPSESPSAPAGKYPAFGAYLDYGPDGVTRMEQLSQWLGGAELRVGHTYLPGDRWSNIEGTPTFLDDWAKWRQRSDDRIFVLNVPMLERNEDRVPDAQVRSLLRRGAAGDFDAHFKALAERLVELKIPDTVLVLGWEMNGITYTHRCGPDPEAWKAYWKRIVGVMRSVPGQKFRFDFTPSRGRDAVPWTQCYPGDDTVDIIGMDSYDQPRGMAFDEQVSEPYGLQAQVDFAKEHGKPVSYPEWGLFRNGDNAEYMRRMLAWMDEHKPLYNTLTDYCPHGVWQCSDNPRASEVYRATLNGRDTVGNPTAPTTPQPPVTPTLPATRPPNCTPLDLGDWVEYWIGGTLCLRLDWWERLPDRS, encoded by the coding sequence ATGGCCCGACCACGCCGAGGGGCATACCGCGGAAGACTGCCGCTGATCGCGGCGGGGGCACTGGCCTCCCTGGTGTTCGCGGCCGGTGCGGTGGCCGCGCCGGGTGCGACCGGAGCGCCCCGGGACGAGCCGTCGCCGTCCGCCACGGCGACCCCGTCCGACTCACCCGCCCCGACCGACGCGCCGTCCGAGTCGCCGTCCGAGTCGCCCTCCGCCCCGGCCGGGAAGTACCCCGCGTTCGGCGCGTACCTGGACTACGGGCCGGACGGGGTGACCCGCATGGAGCAGCTGTCGCAGTGGCTCGGCGGGGCCGAGCTGCGGGTCGGGCACACGTATCTGCCCGGTGACCGGTGGAGCAACATCGAGGGCACGCCCACCTTCCTCGACGACTGGGCGAAGTGGCGGCAGCGGAGCGACGACCGGATCTTCGTGCTCAACGTGCCGATGCTGGAGCGCAACGAGGACCGGGTGCCGGACGCTCAGGTGCGGTCGCTGCTGCGGCGGGGCGCGGCGGGCGACTTCGACGCGCACTTCAAGGCGCTCGCCGAGCGGCTGGTCGAGCTGAAGATCCCGGACACCGTGCTCGTGCTCGGCTGGGAGATGAACGGCATCACGTACACCCACCGCTGCGGGCCCGACCCCGAGGCGTGGAAGGCGTACTGGAAGCGGATCGTCGGCGTGATGCGCTCGGTGCCGGGGCAGAAGTTCCGCTTCGACTTCACGCCGAGCCGGGGCCGGGACGCGGTGCCGTGGACTCAGTGCTACCCAGGGGACGACACCGTCGACATCATCGGGATGGACTCCTACGACCAGCCGCGCGGCATGGCCTTCGACGAGCAGGTCTCCGAGCCGTACGGGCTGCAGGCGCAGGTCGACTTCGCGAAGGAGCACGGCAAGCCCGTCTCGTACCCGGAGTGGGGGCTTTTCCGCAACGGGGACAACGCGGAGTACATGCGGCGGATGCTGGCCTGGATGGACGAGCACAAGCCGCTGTACAACACGCTGACCGACTACTGCCCGCACGGGGTGTGGCAGTGCTCGGACAATCCGCGGGCCTCCGAGGTGTACCGGGCCACGCTGAACGGCCGCGACACGGTGGGCAACCCCACCGCGCCGACGACGCCGCAGCCCCCGGTCACGCCGACGCTGCCGGCGACGCGGCCGCCGAACTGCACGCCGCTGGACCTCGGCGACTGGGTCGAGTACTGGATCGGCGGGACGCTGTGTCTGCGGCTCGACTGGTGGGAGCGGCTCCCGGACCGGAGCTAG
- a CDS encoding GNAT family N-acetyltransferase yields MADVTLCTSGEAFGALREEWTRLHRASPAATPFQTHAWLHSWWLSYGRRGALRVVLVRREGRLVAAAPLLRRLRPAPVLTTLGAALSDYGDVLADASCPEALDDLAAALWKLAATSAVDLREVRPGAAAETLYERWPGPRRRLDDSPCLDLPALPMDDLVGRLPRPRAQRARAKLRKLDAAGVERRVVAPHEVAGSVRRLLDLHRLQWQQRKVTTEHLRPRFADHLVRSVTLMAQSGDAHVTEFTLDGEVVAADLTLRSPRLAGGYLYGAHPGLRERKIDVATMLLRSCTEHLQDGAPPGVLSLLRGTEPYKLHWRPEPSVNQRLLLARRTSAPQLAVLLAEDRARSTAGAARRAWRQRRAGDREQRAD; encoded by the coding sequence ATGGCGGACGTCACCCTGTGCACGAGCGGCGAGGCGTTCGGCGCCCTGCGCGAGGAATGGACCCGCCTGCACCGCGCCTCCCCGGCCGCCACCCCCTTCCAGACCCACGCCTGGCTCCACTCCTGGTGGCTCTCCTACGGCCGCCGGGGGGCCCTGCGCGTCGTCCTCGTCCGCCGCGAAGGGCGCCTCGTCGCCGCCGCGCCGCTGCTGCGCAGGCTGCGCCCGGCCCCCGTCCTGACCACCCTCGGCGCCGCCCTCTCCGACTACGGCGACGTGCTCGCCGACGCGAGCTGCCCCGAGGCCCTCGACGACCTCGCCGCCGCCCTGTGGAAACTCGCCGCGACCAGCGCGGTCGACCTGCGCGAGGTGCGCCCCGGCGCCGCCGCCGAGACCCTCTACGAGCGCTGGCCCGGCCCCCGCCGCCGCCTCGACGACTCGCCCTGCCTCGACCTGCCCGCACTGCCGATGGACGACCTGGTCGGCCGGCTGCCCCGGCCCCGCGCCCAGCGCGCCCGCGCCAAGCTCCGCAAGCTCGACGCGGCCGGTGTCGAACGCCGGGTCGTCGCCCCGCACGAGGTCGCCGGATCGGTCCGCCGCCTCCTCGACCTGCACCGCCTCCAGTGGCAGCAGCGCAAGGTGACCACCGAGCACCTGCGGCCCCGCTTCGCCGACCACCTCGTCCGCTCGGTGACGCTCATGGCGCAGAGCGGGGACGCGCACGTCACCGAGTTCACCCTCGACGGCGAGGTCGTCGCCGCCGACCTGACCCTGCGCTCCCCGCGCCTGGCCGGCGGCTACCTCTACGGCGCCCACCCCGGCCTGCGCGAACGCAAGATCGACGTCGCCACGATGCTGCTGCGCTCCTGCACCGAGCACCTCCAGGACGGCGCCCCGCCCGGCGTCCTGAGCCTGCTGCGCGGCACCGAGCCGTACAAACTCCACTGGCGGCCCGAACCCTCCGTCAACCAGCGCCTGCTGCTCGCCCGCCGCACCAGCGCCCCGCAGCTCGCCGTCCTGCTCGCCGAGGACCGCGCCCGCTCCACAGCCGGCGCGGCCCGCCGTGCCTGGCGGCAGCGGCGGGCCGGTGACCGGGAACAGCGCGCGGACTAG
- a CDS encoding YveK family protein: MTDTARTPFHRAARRTRSVPRWWPLPAGILLGALAGGGYGLAVTPQYTATGYVIAVPTEKADPMSAVGFAQAYGKVATQVAVLSDAQVAAGVPVATLRSSVRAETSPDAPMVSISATSADPAKAMEMANAVARALTTEASHTKDDTHVELLRFTRAVKPTEPSTPSAALTALVGTCAGGLLGGLALLLRPRREQEQPAAATVPSPAPAAGAAVRGGA, translated from the coding sequence ATGACCGACACCGCGCGCACCCCGTTCCACCGCGCCGCCCGCCGCACCCGCTCCGTGCCGCGCTGGTGGCCGCTGCCCGCCGGGATCCTCCTCGGCGCCCTCGCCGGCGGCGGCTACGGCCTCGCCGTCACCCCCCAGTACACGGCGACCGGCTACGTCATCGCGGTGCCGACCGAGAAGGCCGACCCGATGTCCGCCGTCGGCTTCGCCCAGGCCTACGGAAAGGTCGCCACCCAGGTGGCCGTGCTCAGCGACGCCCAGGTCGCCGCCGGGGTGCCGGTCGCGACGCTGCGCTCCAGCGTGCGTGCCGAGACCTCGCCCGACGCCCCCATGGTGTCCATCTCGGCGACCTCCGCCGACCCCGCCAAGGCGATGGAGATGGCCAACGCGGTCGCCCGCGCCCTGACCACCGAGGCCTCCCACACCAAGGACGACACCCACGTCGAACTCCTGCGCTTCACCCGCGCCGTGAAGCCCACCGAACCCTCCACCCCGTCCGCCGCCCTGACCGCCCTCGTCGGCACCTGCGCCGGCGGCCTCCTCGGCGGCCTCGCCCTGCTGCTGCGCCCGCGCCGCGAGCAGGAACAGCCCGCGGCCGCCACGGTCCCGTCCCCGGCACCCGCGGCCGGCGCGGCGGTGCGGGGCGGCGCCTGA
- a CDS encoding glycosyltransferase produces MRALHVITGLGAGGAEQQLRLLLRHLPGTHDVVTLTNPGQVADGLRQDGVRVADLRMAGNRDLGALPRLTRLVRTGRYDIVHTHLYRACLYGRIAARLAGVPGIVATEHSLGDTQIEGRPLTQGVRALYLAGERLGRATIAVSPAVAGRLHRWGVAPHRVHVVPNGVDVDRFAFDAGARATTRARYGLPPDAFVIGGVGRLVPGKRFGVLIEALAQLPDDVRLLLVGTGPEETALEAAARAAGVRDRVVFTGERPHTARTAAAGPDLPALFSAMDLLASPSTDEAFGLAVVEAQASGLPVVHVHCPALDDLPGARRPGDTVRVPCEAASFARETETARTRPPAPRTPARAALHYSIARSAARHLGVYEAALGAAPTPGVNTR; encoded by the coding sequence ATGAGGGCCCTGCACGTCATCACCGGACTCGGCGCGGGCGGCGCCGAACAGCAACTGCGCCTCCTGCTGCGCCATCTGCCCGGCACCCACGACGTCGTCACGCTCACCAACCCCGGCCAGGTCGCCGACGGCCTGCGCCAGGACGGCGTCCGCGTCGCCGACCTCCGCATGGCCGGCAACCGCGACCTCGGCGCCCTGCCCCGCCTCACCCGCCTCGTGCGCACCGGCCGCTACGACATCGTCCACACCCACCTCTACCGGGCCTGCCTCTACGGCCGCATCGCCGCCCGGCTCGCCGGGGTCCCCGGCATCGTCGCCACCGAACACTCCCTCGGCGACACCCAGATCGAGGGGCGCCCCCTCACCCAGGGGGTGCGCGCCCTGTACCTGGCGGGGGAGCGGCTCGGCCGCGCCACCATCGCCGTGTCCCCGGCCGTCGCGGGCCGGCTGCACCGCTGGGGCGTCGCCCCGCACCGCGTGCACGTCGTCCCCAACGGCGTCGACGTGGACCGCTTCGCCTTCGACGCCGGAGCCCGCGCCACGACCCGCGCCCGCTACGGCCTCCCGCCGGACGCCTTCGTCATCGGCGGCGTCGGCCGCCTCGTCCCCGGTAAACGCTTCGGCGTACTCATCGAAGCACTTGCGCAACTACCGGACGACGTACGCCTGTTGCTCGTCGGAACCGGACCGGAGGAGACCGCCCTCGAAGCGGCGGCGCGGGCCGCCGGGGTCCGCGACCGCGTCGTGTTCACCGGCGAACGCCCGCACACCGCGCGCACCGCCGCGGCCGGCCCCGACCTGCCCGCCCTGTTCTCCGCCATGGACCTGCTCGCCTCCCCGTCCACCGACGAGGCGTTCGGCCTGGCCGTCGTCGAGGCCCAGGCCTCCGGCCTTCCCGTCGTCCACGTCCACTGCCCGGCCCTCGACGACCTGCCCGGCGCCCGGCGGCCGGGCGACACCGTCCGTGTCCCGTGCGAGGCGGCCTCGTTCGCCCGGGAGACCGAGACGGCCCGCACCCGCCCGCCGGCCCCCCGCACCCCCGCCCGGGCCGCCCTCCACTACAGCATCGCCCGCAGCGCCGCCCGCCACCTCGGGGTCTACGAGGCCGCTCTGGGCGCCGCCCCCACCCCAGGAGTGAACACCCGATGA
- a CDS encoding polysaccharide deacetylase family protein, with protein MPADTVLRQPARSRPRDLLPGRSPWVVMYHSVDDCADDPYNVTVTPARLKQQLRWLRSRGLRGVTVGQLLDARRRGTGRGLVGLTFDDGYGDFAENALPLLRHYDCAATVFVLPGRLGGDNAWDADGPRKPLLTAQGIRAVAAAGMEIGSHGLTHVDLTRLDPERRRAEIEESHALLEELTGRRVHGFCYPYGSVDRATADAVRTAGYRYACAISPGPLTGQFALPRVFVGERDTPWRLELKRCVHPIRRRPWPTGEALHGEAGR; from the coding sequence ATGCCCGCTGACACCGTGCTCCGGCAACCGGCGCGGTCCCGGCCGCGCGACCTGCTGCCGGGACGCTCGCCCTGGGTGGTGATGTACCACTCGGTGGACGACTGCGCCGACGACCCCTACAACGTGACCGTCACCCCCGCCCGCCTCAAGCAGCAACTGCGCTGGCTGCGCTCCCGCGGCCTGCGCGGCGTCACCGTCGGCCAGCTCCTCGACGCCCGCCGCCGCGGCACCGGACGCGGACTCGTCGGCCTCACCTTCGACGACGGCTACGGCGACTTCGCCGAGAACGCCCTGCCCCTGCTGCGCCACTACGACTGCGCCGCCACCGTCTTCGTCCTGCCCGGCCGGCTCGGCGGCGACAACGCCTGGGACGCCGACGGCCCCCGCAAGCCCCTGCTCACCGCGCAGGGCATCCGGGCCGTCGCAGCCGCCGGCATGGAGATCGGCTCGCACGGCCTCACCCACGTCGACCTCACCCGCCTCGACCCCGAGCGGCGCCGCGCCGAGATCGAGGAGAGCCACGCCCTCCTCGAAGAGCTCACCGGGCGCCGCGTGCACGGCTTCTGCTACCCGTACGGCAGCGTCGACCGGGCCACCGCCGACGCCGTCCGCACCGCCGGCTACCGCTACGCCTGCGCCATCTCGCCCGGCCCGCTCACCGGCCAGTTCGCCCTACCCCGCGTCTTCGTCGGCGAACGCGACACACCCTGGCGGCTCGAACTCAAGCGCTGCGTCCACCCCATCCGCCGCCGCCCCTGGCCCACCGGAGAAGCCCTGCACGGGGAGGCCGGCCGATGA